The following coding sequences lie in one Methanofollis sp. genomic window:
- a CDS encoding MFS transporter, producing the protein MLLALLCTAAMVVMAGEAMLIAAFPVIESEFGVSSVFTAWILPAMMIVGAMTIPAVGVLGDRYGKKRLLIICLSIYAAGAICGGFAQDMLSLLCCRALQGAGLAVGPIACALIAEQVPERLVPSAIGLVAATDGAGTFAGVLAGAYIVEQYSWQTCYHWMAPVAVLLVLAAAIIVRPSPVRGGRGVDLAGTALFSLAILGGMIALSLWDPSGLPGPSVAALFALALGALVLFLHREGQADDPVFNAGFFLKSPVRTVCINDMVVMLLFFLLLQSMPYIIESPAGLGLTAFSVGLIMVPGTVADMISGAVAGRIVQKKGFQFAFIIGALEIAVGCGLLIVFPLSVPVLVLVWIAISAGMSVLLTVDNIVVVAAAPPDKLTTASALIHTLQSVGGTLGPLITGIALAGHSGAPAGTAFTTIFAIGGAIAVLVLVQAGLVQGTAVESPGTERSTREKPALFSCSGRD; encoded by the coding sequence ATGCTCCTCGCCCTCCTCTGTACCGCCGCCATGGTGGTCATGGCGGGCGAAGCAATGCTTATCGCCGCATTTCCGGTTATTGAATCCGAATTCGGCGTATCTTCTGTCTTCACCGCCTGGATCCTCCCGGCCATGATGATCGTCGGGGCGATGACAATCCCGGCCGTCGGCGTCCTCGGCGACAGGTACGGAAAAAAGCGCCTCCTTATCATATGCCTCTCGATCTATGCCGCAGGGGCAATCTGCGGCGGCTTTGCACAGGACATGCTCTCTCTCCTCTGTTGCAGGGCCCTGCAGGGCGCCGGACTCGCAGTCGGCCCCATCGCCTGTGCTCTCATCGCCGAACAGGTCCCCGAACGCCTGGTCCCGTCCGCGATCGGGCTTGTCGCTGCGACAGACGGCGCCGGGACTTTCGCCGGTGTGCTCGCCGGGGCCTATATCGTCGAGCAGTACAGCTGGCAGACCTGCTACCATTGGATGGCACCGGTAGCCGTGCTCCTCGTCCTCGCGGCCGCGATTATCGTCAGACCTTCTCCTGTGAGAGGGGGGCGCGGCGTCGACCTTGCAGGCACGGCCCTCTTCTCTCTTGCCATCCTCGGCGGGATGATCGCTCTCTCCCTCTGGGACCCCTCCGGACTCCCCGGACCGAGTGTGGCGGCACTCTTCGCCCTTGCTCTCGGCGCCCTCGTCCTCTTCCTGCACAGGGAAGGGCAGGCCGACGACCCCGTCTTCAATGCCGGGTTCTTCCTCAAATCTCCGGTCCGGACAGTCTGCATCAACGACATGGTCGTGATGCTCCTCTTCTTCCTCCTCCTCCAGTCGATGCCCTACATCATCGAGAGCCCGGCAGGACTCGGCCTCACCGCCTTCTCTGTCGGCCTCATCATGGTCCCCGGGACAGTGGCCGACATGATCTCCGGTGCAGTTGCAGGCAGGATCGTGCAGAAAAAGGGGTTTCAGTTCGCATTCATCATCGGCGCCCTGGAGATCGCGGTCGGGTGCGGCTTACTCATTGTCTTTCCCCTCTCGGTGCCTGTCCTGGTCCTGGTGTGGATTGCCATCTCTGCAGGGATGTCTGTCCTCCTGACCGTCGACAATATCGTCGTCGTCGCCGCCGCTCCGCCGGATAAGTTGACGACGGCCTCGGCCCTCATCCACACCCTCCAGAGCGTCGGCGGCACCCTTGGCCCCCTGATCACCGGCATCGCCCTTGCCGGCCATAGTGGTGCGCCTGCAGGGACGGCTTTTACAACAATATTTGCCATAGGTGGAGCCATCGCGGTGCTTGTCCTCGTCCAGGCAGGTCTCGTCCAGGGAACGGCCGTGGAATCACCGGGTACTGAGAGAAGTACCCGGGAAAAGCCGGCACTCTTCTCCTGTTCAGGCAGGGATTGA
- a CDS encoding aldehyde ferredoxin oxidoreductase family protein — translation MHGWIGTVLRVNLTEGTVKKEALKKDAAENYIGGRGLGEKYFMDEVDPKVDALSPANKLIFATGPLTGTMGISTGRYDVVAKGPLNDTLASSNSGGYFGAEVKYAGYDLIIFEGKAAKPVYLWINNDHVEIRDATALWGKTVYETDDAIRAATDIEAEVACIGPAGEKLVKFGCIMNDKNRAAGRTGIGAVMGSKNLKGFAVRGTGGIRVADKEAYLGVVRAARKKIAENPVTSAGLPTYGSNILVNIINQTGAFPTRNWQEAYSEEADKISGETLTGSHLLHGKGCGSCVVGCGRVSKARGKYNEVGEGPEYETAWAFGADCGIFDMDAVLKANFLCNELGLDTISMGSTIACAMELYEIGAVDQKKVGYDLRFGNADAMVALTRATAYREGFGNDLAEGSFRLATKYGHPELSMTVKKQEMPAYDPRAVQGIGLEYATSNRGGCHVRGYTISPEVLGLPMKMDPSVIEGKPEILKIFQDLTGALSASGTCLFSSFAIGADEIAAELKAATGIDYTTEKVMQIGERIWNMERMFIIKNGYSEKDDTLPPRLLNDPIPAGPAKGQVSRLPEMLPKYYEIRGWDKHGVPKKEKLAELGLGHLAS, via the coding sequence ATGCACGGATGGATCGGCACGGTGCTCCGCGTCAACCTGACCGAGGGCACCGTCAAAAAGGAGGCCCTGAAGAAGGACGCCGCCGAAAACTACATCGGTGGCCGGGGCCTTGGCGAGAAGTACTTCATGGACGAGGTCGACCCGAAGGTGGACGCCCTCTCCCCGGCGAACAAACTGATCTTTGCGACCGGCCCCCTGACAGGGACGATGGGCATCTCGACAGGGCGCTACGATGTCGTCGCCAAGGGGCCGCTGAACGACACCCTGGCCTCCTCGAATTCGGGCGGGTATTTCGGGGCTGAGGTAAAGTATGCCGGTTACGACCTGATCATCTTTGAGGGCAAGGCGGCAAAACCGGTGTACCTCTGGATCAACAACGATCATGTCGAGATCCGAGACGCCACGGCGCTCTGGGGCAAGACGGTGTACGAGACCGACGACGCCATCAGGGCCGCGACCGATATCGAGGCCGAGGTCGCCTGCATCGGCCCTGCGGGGGAGAAACTGGTAAAGTTCGGCTGCATCATGAACGACAAGAACCGTGCGGCCGGCAGGACCGGTATCGGTGCGGTGATGGGCTCGAAGAATCTCAAGGGGTTCGCCGTCCGCGGCACAGGCGGGATCAGGGTCGCGGACAAGGAGGCGTACCTCGGCGTTGTCAGGGCGGCCAGAAAAAAGATCGCCGAAAACCCGGTGACCTCCGCGGGGCTGCCTACCTACGGATCAAACATTCTGGTCAACATCATCAACCAGACCGGGGCTTTTCCGACGCGGAACTGGCAGGAAGCCTACTCCGAGGAGGCCGACAAGATCTCGGGCGAGACCCTCACCGGGTCGCACCTCCTCCATGGCAAGGGCTGCGGGAGCTGCGTCGTCGGCTGCGGCCGGGTCTCGAAGGCGAGGGGAAAATACAACGAGGTCGGCGAGGGGCCCGAGTACGAGACCGCCTGGGCCTTCGGCGCGGACTGCGGGATCTTCGACATGGACGCCGTGCTGAAGGCGAACTTCCTCTGCAACGAACTCGGGCTGGACACCATCTCGATGGGCTCGACGATCGCGTGCGCGATGGAACTCTACGAGATCGGGGCTGTCGACCAGAAGAAGGTCGGCTATGACCTGCGGTTTGGCAATGCCGATGCGATGGTCGCCCTGACCCGCGCCACCGCCTACAGGGAGGGCTTCGGGAACGACCTTGCCGAGGGCTCTTTCAGGCTGGCCACGAAGTACGGCCATCCCGAACTCTCGATGACTGTCAAGAAGCAGGAGATGCCGGCCTACGACCCGCGTGCCGTGCAGGGCATCGGCCTGGAGTACGCCACCTCGAACCGCGGCGGCTGCCATGTGCGGGGCTACACCATCTCCCCTGAGGTGCTCGGCCTGCCCATGAAGATGGACCCCTCTGTCATCGAAGGGAAGCCCGAGATCCTCAAGATCTTCCAGGACCTCACCGGTGCCCTCTCCGCCTCGGGGACCTGCCTGTTTTCGTCTTTTGCGATCGGCGCCGACGAGATCGCAGCCGAGTTGAAGGCGGCGACAGGTATCGACTACACCACAGAGAAAGTGATGCAGATCGGGGAGAGGATCTGGAATATGGAGAGGATGTTCATCATCAAAAACGGCTATTCGGAGAAGGACGACACCCTGCCGCCAAGGCTCCTCAACGACCCGATCCCGGCCGGGCCGGCCAAGGGGCAGGTCAGCAGGCTTCCCGAGATGCTCCCCAAGTACTACGAGATCCGCGGCTGGGACAAGCACGGGGTACCGAAAAAGGAGAAACTCGCCGAACTCGGGCTGGGTCACCTGGCCTCCTGA
- a CDS encoding 4Fe-4S dicluster domain-containing protein — translation MEKTENLLLITPERCIGCGTCELACSIGHEGEFRPAVSRISVHRFEAGVNVPMACLQCDKPACVAACTTGALEKDTLTGLVGVNVARCIGCRMCVMACPFGNIAYSMAEKQPLKCDQCGGKPMCAEFCPTNAIEYLPADTATIRRKKAFSAKIAAGIAEVEI, via the coding sequence ATGGAAAAGACTGAGAACCTGCTGCTGATCACCCCGGAGCGGTGTATCGGCTGTGGTACGTGCGAACTGGCATGCTCGATCGGGCATGAGGGCGAGTTCAGACCAGCGGTCTCGCGGATCTCTGTCCACCGGTTCGAGGCCGGTGTGAACGTGCCGATGGCCTGTCTCCAGTGTGACAAACCCGCCTGCGTGGCGGCCTGCACCACCGGGGCCCTGGAAAAGGACACCCTGACCGGGCTTGTCGGCGTCAATGTGGCACGGTGTATCGGATGCCGGATGTGCGTGATGGCCTGCCCCTTCGGCAACATCGCGTACAGCATGGCAGAGAAACAGCCCTTGAAATGTGACCAGTGCGGTGGCAAACCGATGTGCGCTGAGTTCTGCCCGACGAACGCGATCGAGTACCTGCCCGCAGACACGGCGACGATCCGGAGGAAGAAGGCCTTCTCGGCAAAGATCGCCGCGGGCATCGCGGAGGTGGAGATATAA
- a CDS encoding 2Fe-2S iron-sulfur cluster-binding protein yields the protein MIDVTIDGQKIEVEKGTTALEAARALGIEIPTLCYHEGLPPDGNCRLCQVEVIDRGRKSLAISCMYPIQRPVEILTDTEDVRGARKFVIQLLLARAPKSPVLQRLADQYGAEPLDERFVQAGEIDLCIRCGRCVRACAELGPDAIDFVWRGWDKEVNTPFGELSRTCTGCGSCAEVCPTGAILVTEKGGTRTIWGRTFELVACGICDDLFATKEQLEAAKPEFEQKDARILCPRCRRIVEAREAGTGLGTQGGE from the coding sequence ATGATTGACGTGACAATCGACGGGCAGAAAATAGAGGTTGAGAAAGGGACGACCGCCCTGGAGGCGGCCCGTGCCCTGGGCATCGAGATCCCGACCCTCTGCTACCATGAAGGCCTGCCGCCTGACGGCAACTGCCGCCTCTGCCAGGTGGAGGTCATCGACCGGGGGAGAAAGAGCCTTGCCATCTCCTGCATGTACCCGATTCAGAGGCCTGTGGAGATCCTCACCGACACCGAGGACGTGAGGGGGGCGAGGAAATTTGTCATCCAGCTCCTTCTTGCCCGTGCGCCAAAGTCGCCCGTCCTCCAGAGGCTGGCCGACCAGTACGGCGCCGAGCCCCTGGACGAGCGTTTTGTCCAGGCAGGGGAGATAGACCTCTGCATCAGGTGCGGCAGGTGCGTGCGTGCCTGCGCCGAACTCGGCCCCGACGCCATCGACTTCGTCTGGCGCGGCTGGGATAAAGAGGTGAACACCCCCTTTGGGGAGCTCTCCAGGACCTGCACGGGCTGCGGCTCGTGTGCCGAGGTCTGTCCGACAGGTGCGATCCTGGTCACCGAGAAGGGAGGGACGCGGACCATCTGGGGCCGCACCTTCGAGCTCGTGGCCTGCGGGATCTGCGACGATCTTTTTGCGACAAAAGAGCAGCTCGAAGCGGCGAAGCCTGAGTTCGAGCAGAAAGACGCCAGGATCCTCTGCCCGCGGTGCCGGAGGATTGTCGAGGCACGCGAGGCCGGCACAGGCCTGGGGACACAGGGGGGGGAGTGA
- a CDS encoding NADH-ubiquinone oxidoreductase-F iron-sulfur binding region domain-containing protein, translated as MKMIGRESLEGYRAALPPKGGGATAWVQICAGTGCLAFGSAEVYRAFEEEAERRGLKLGVEFMADSTGCHGFCERGPLVVVHPGNIFYQQVKVKDVPEIFDKTVQKGEIVARLLYRDPVTKERYQTAEKIPFYAHQKRVVLRNTGLINPFEIDDYIRAGGYAGLGRALAMEPAEVVTVVKDSGLRGRGGGGFPTGVKWESAATVEADKKYVVANGDEGDPGAFMDRSLMEGDPHSVIEGMIIGGYAIGADTGLIYVRNEYPLAVRHLSRAIDQAREYGLLGKNVLGGGFDFDIEIFRGGGAFVCGESTALMTSIEGRPGVPRVKYIRSTEKGLWDVPTVLNNVETWGNVPQIVFHGADWYRAMGTPKSAGTKVFSLVGKIKNSGLVEVPMGTTLRTIIFEIGGGVLNDREFKAVQTGGPSGGCLPEERLDLAVDFDELVKAGSMMGSGGMIVMDDHTCMVNVARYFIDFLVEESCGKCTPCREGLKVMQTLFHGLTSGTARPGDTVLLKEIAENVRDTALCGLGKTAANPVISTMRWFPEEYEEHEKEGFCRAGVCKGLYALEIDPEFCTGCTLCAKVCPVNAATGEKKQTHHIDMATCITCGSCLDACRFKAIKVVRRGE; from the coding sequence ATGAAGATGATCGGCCGTGAGTCACTGGAGGGATACCGCGCCGCCCTGCCCCCGAAGGGCGGGGGTGCCACCGCATGGGTGCAGATCTGTGCGGGCACCGGCTGTCTTGCCTTCGGCAGCGCCGAGGTGTACCGCGCCTTCGAGGAGGAGGCAGAGAGAAGGGGCCTGAAACTGGGGGTCGAGTTTATGGCCGACTCCACCGGCTGCCACGGCTTCTGCGAGCGTGGCCCCCTGGTGGTCGTCCATCCGGGGAACATCTTCTACCAGCAGGTGAAGGTGAAGGACGTCCCTGAGATCTTCGACAAGACCGTCCAGAAGGGGGAGATCGTGGCACGCCTCCTGTACCGCGATCCTGTGACAAAGGAGCGCTACCAGACCGCCGAGAAGATCCCCTTCTATGCCCACCAGAAGAGGGTCGTCCTGCGGAACACAGGACTGATCAACCCCTTCGAGATCGACGACTATATCAGGGCAGGGGGGTACGCGGGGCTCGGCCGGGCGCTCGCCATGGAGCCTGCGGAGGTCGTGACGGTCGTGAAGGACTCCGGTCTCCGCGGGCGCGGCGGCGGCGGTTTCCCGACAGGCGTGAAATGGGAGTCGGCTGCGACCGTCGAGGCCGACAAAAAATATGTCGTTGCCAATGGCGACGAGGGCGACCCCGGCGCCTTCATGGATAGAAGCCTCATGGAGGGAGACCCTCACAGTGTCATCGAAGGGATGATCATCGGGGGCTATGCAATCGGTGCCGATACCGGCCTTATCTATGTACGGAACGAGTACCCGCTCGCGGTCAGGCACCTCTCCCGGGCCATCGACCAGGCGCGGGAGTATGGCCTCCTCGGGAAAAATGTCCTGGGCGGCGGCTTCGACTTCGACATCGAGATCTTCAGGGGCGGCGGCGCCTTCGTCTGCGGCGAGTCCACGGCCCTGATGACCTCGATCGAGGGGCGGCCCGGTGTGCCGCGGGTGAAATACATCCGCTCCACTGAAAAAGGGCTCTGGGACGTGCCGACTGTCCTCAACAACGTGGAGACCTGGGGGAATGTGCCGCAGATCGTCTTCCATGGCGCCGACTGGTACAGGGCCATGGGCACGCCGAAGAGCGCCGGCACGAAGGTCTTCTCTCTTGTCGGCAAGATCAAGAACAGCGGCCTCGTCGAGGTCCCGATGGGCACGACCCTGCGGACGATCATCTTCGAGATCGGCGGCGGGGTGCTGAATGACCGCGAGTTCAAGGCCGTGCAGACCGGCGGCCCCTCGGGGGGGTGTCTGCCTGAAGAAAGATTGGACCTGGCCGTCGACTTTGACGAACTGGTGAAGGCCGGGTCGATGATGGGTTCTGGCGGTATGATCGTGATGGACGACCACACCTGCATGGTCAATGTCGCCCGGTACTTCATCGACTTCCTGGTGGAGGAGTCGTGCGGTAAATGCACGCCCTGCCGCGAGGGCCTGAAGGTGATGCAGACCCTCTTCCACGGCCTCACCTCGGGCACGGCCCGGCCTGGCGACACCGTCCTCCTGAAGGAGATCGCGGAAAATGTCAGGGACACCGCACTCTGCGGCCTCGGGAAGACGGCGGCAAACCCTGTCATCTCGACGATGCGCTGGTTCCCCGAGGAGTACGAGGAGCACGAGAAGGAGGGCTTCTGCCGTGCAGGCGTCTGCAAAGGCCTCTACGCCCTGGAGATCGATCCTGAGTTCTGCACTGGCTGTACGCTCTGTGCAAAGGTCTGTCCTGTCAATGCGGCAACCGGAGAGAAGAAACAGACCCACCACATCGATATGGCGACATGCATCACCTGCGGCTCGTGCCTGGACGCGTGTCGCTTCAAGGCGATCAAGGTTGTGCGGAGGGGTGAGTGA
- a CDS encoding NAD(P)H-dependent oxidoreductase subunit E, with translation MRQIIRAYPADPRYLLAALQDIQAHERYLSVESMREVADYLGAPESRVYSVATFYQALSLVPQGKKIIKVCNGTACHLRGAPGILQALEGALGIKNGETTEDGLFTIQTVNCVGACAMAPVVVANEKVYGKFGPAQVPDMIEKEREDEDDRP, from the coding sequence GTGCGGCAGATTATCAGGGCATATCCGGCAGATCCGAGGTACCTTCTTGCGGCACTGCAGGATATCCAGGCGCACGAGAGGTACCTATCTGTTGAATCGATGCGGGAGGTCGCCGACTATCTTGGCGCCCCTGAAAGCCGGGTGTACAGTGTCGCCACATTTTACCAGGCCCTGAGCCTTGTCCCGCAGGGAAAGAAGATCATCAAGGTCTGCAATGGGACGGCGTGCCATCTTCGCGGTGCGCCAGGGATCCTCCAGGCCCTGGAGGGAGCGCTGGGGATCAAGAACGGTGAAACCACAGAGGACGGTCTATTCACCATCCAGACCGTCAACTGCGTCGGGGCCTGTGCGATGGCACCGGTGGTCGTGGCGAACGAGAAGGTGTACGGGAAGTTCGGGCCCGCCCAGGTGCCTGACATGATCGAAAAGGAGCGTGAAGATGAAGATGATCGGCCGTGA
- the npdG gene encoding NADPH-dependent F420 reductase, translating into MKIGIIGGTGGIGQGMALRLSQNQTVYIGSRLEEKAQAACELCSYALKVLGLPFDLIPTTNQGAVDEAEIVVFSIPAENLERTLESLKGLDGKIIISLMNPMIRTDFFKYNPPEEGSAALKLQKLLPNSKVVAAFNNIPAGKWQKLSEPLDYSVCVCSDHADAKAQVMALVNSISELKAVDAGPLAASPYVEAITPLVINIARFNKLKDVGVYFR; encoded by the coding sequence ATGAAAATAGGCATCATCGGGGGTACCGGTGGCATCGGACAGGGCATGGCACTGAGGCTTTCACAGAACCAGACCGTCTATATCGGGTCCAGGCTCGAAGAGAAGGCCCAGGCAGCCTGCGAACTCTGCAGCTACGCCCTCAAGGTCCTCGGCCTGCCCTTTGATCTCATCCCGACGACCAACCAGGGCGCGGTCGACGAAGCCGAGATCGTCGTCTTCTCGATCCCGGCAGAGAACCTGGAGAGGACCCTCGAGTCCCTCAAAGGCCTCGACGGCAAGATCATCATCAGCCTGATGAACCCAATGATCAGGACCGACTTTTTCAAGTACAACCCACCCGAGGAGGGCTCAGCGGCCCTGAAACTCCAGAAACTCCTGCCCAACTCGAAGGTGGTCGCGGCCTTCAACAACATCCCGGCCGGCAAGTGGCAGAAACTCTCCGAACCCCTTGACTACTCGGTCTGTGTCTGCTCCGACCACGCCGATGCCAAGGCACAGGTGATGGCGCTTGTCAACTCGATCTCAGAACTCAAGGCTGTGGACGCCGGCCCCCTCGCCGCCTCACCGTACGTCGAGGCCATCACGCCTCTCGTCATCAACATCGCACGTTTCAACAAGTTGAAGGACGTCGGAGTTTATTTCAGGTAA
- a CDS encoding iron-containing alcohol dehydrogenase has translation MTSTYLNPPVALMGAGAVKDIGTWAKMLGAKKAFIVCGIGKHGKVLAEEVGALLKGAGVNYVIYPGAEPNPTDNAVHKGAEMYKKEGCDMIVATGGGSPIDCAKGIGIIVTNGGKIYDYEGGGKVKEALPPFIAINTTAGTASEMTNFAVITDTRRHVKMVLVDWKMTPKVAINDPELMVSMPPALTAATGMDALTHAVEAYVSTIATPTTDAAALMAIHLIGKWLRPAVANGDDIHARDMMAHAEYLAGIAFNNASLGYVHSMAHQLGGFYNLPHGVCNAILLPHVEKFNLIAAPDRFVDIAKALGENVEGLSTIEAANKAINAIRTLSADIGIPAGVKQLGAKEEDIPTLAENAMKDICNFTNPRKATKEEVMAIYKEAM, from the coding sequence ATGACATCCACCTATCTGAACCCGCCGGTCGCCCTCATGGGTGCCGGAGCGGTAAAAGATATAGGGACCTGGGCAAAGATGCTCGGGGCAAAGAAGGCATTCATTGTCTGCGGCATTGGTAAGCACGGTAAAGTACTCGCTGAGGAGGTCGGCGCCCTCCTCAAGGGGGCCGGCGTCAATTACGTGATCTATCCGGGTGCCGAACCGAACCCGACGGACAACGCCGTCCACAAGGGCGCCGAGATGTACAAGAAAGAGGGCTGCGACATGATCGTCGCCACCGGCGGCGGGTCCCCGATAGACTGCGCGAAGGGCATCGGGATCATCGTCACCAATGGGGGCAAGATCTATGACTACGAAGGCGGCGGCAAGGTCAAAGAGGCGCTGCCGCCCTTCATCGCCATCAACACCACCGCAGGTACCGCCTCTGAGATGACCAACTTCGCCGTCATCACCGACACACGCCGGCACGTCAAGATGGTCCTCGTCGACTGGAAGATGACCCCGAAGGTCGCGATCAACGACCCCGAACTGATGGTCAGCATGCCGCCCGCACTCACCGCCGCCACAGGCATGGACGCCCTCACCCACGCAGTCGAGGCCTATGTCTCCACCATCGCAACACCGACCACAGACGCCGCAGCTCTGATGGCTATCCATCTCATCGGCAAGTGGCTCAGGCCGGCCGTCGCCAACGGCGACGATATCCATGCCCGCGACATGATGGCCCATGCCGAGTACCTCGCAGGCATCGCCTTCAACAATGCCAGCCTTGGCTATGTCCACTCGATGGCCCACCAGCTCGGCGGCTTCTACAACCTGCCGCACGGCGTCTGCAACGCCATCCTCCTGCCGCACGTCGAGAAGTTCAACCTCATCGCAGCACCCGACCGCTTTGTCGACATCGCCAAGGCGCTCGGCGAGAACGTCGAAGGGCTCTCCACCATCGAGGCAGCAAACAAGGCCATCAACGCCATACGGACGCTCTCCGCGGATATCGGCATCCCGGCAGGGGTGAAACAACTCGGCGCCAAGGAGGAGGACATCCCGACCCTTGCCGAGAACGCGATGAAGGACATCTGCAACTTCACCAACCCGCGTAAAGCGACCAAGGAAGAGGTCATGGCCATCTACAAAGAGGCGATGTAA
- a CDS encoding aldehyde ferredoxin oxidoreductase family protein, giving the protein MYGWTGTVLRVNLTEGTITKEPLDKDAAENYIGGRGLGEKYFMDEVDPKVDALSPENKLIFATGPLTGTMGISTGRYDVVAKGPLNDTLASSNSGGYFGPQIKYAGYDLIIFEGKAAKPVYLWINNDKVELRDASHLWGKTVYETDDAVKAETDPEAEVSCIGPAGEKLVLYSCIMNDKHRAAGRTGIGAVMGSKNLKALAVRGTGGIKIADKEGFLGAVRTARKKIADNPVTSQGLPTFGSNILVNIINESGALPTKNWREAYDPNADRISGETLTKNHLLHNKGCSACVIGCGRVARARGKYNEIGEGPEYESAWCFGSDCGIHDMDAVLKANFLCNELGLDTITMGSTIACAMELVDIGALDPAKTGYDLKFGNADAMVALTRATAYREGFGDELAAGSYRLATKYGHPELSMTVKKQEMPAYDPRAIQGIGLEYATSNRGGCHVRGYTISPEVLGLPMKIDPSVIEGKPEILKIFQDLTGALSASGTCLFASFAIGADEIAAELKAATGIDYTTEKVMEIGERIYNLERMFIVKNGYSGKDDVLPPRLLNDPIPAGPAKGGVNRLPEMLPHYYAIRGWDENGIPNKKKLEELGLADLA; this is encoded by the coding sequence ATGTATGGCTGGACAGGAACAGTGCTCCGTGTCAACCTGACTGAGGGCACGATCACGAAGGAACCTCTCGACAAGGACGCCGCAGAGAACTACATCGGCGGCAGGGGCCTTGGCGAGAAGTACTTCATGGACGAGGTCGACCCGAAGGTGGACGCCCTCTCGCCCGAGAACAAACTCATCTTTGCGACCGGCCCCCTGACAGGGACGATGGGCATCTCGACAGGGCGCTACGATGTCGTCGCCAAGGGCCCGTTGAACGACACCCTCGCTTCCTCGAACTCGGGCGGCTACTTCGGCCCGCAGATCAAATACGCGGGATATGATCTCATCATCTTCGAGGGAAAGGCTGCAAAGCCGGTCTATCTCTGGATCAACAACGACAAAGTCGAACTCCGCGACGCCTCCCACCTCTGGGGGAAGACTGTCTACGAGACTGACGACGCCGTGAAGGCCGAAACCGATCCCGAAGCGGAGGTCTCCTGTATCGGCCCGGCAGGCGAGAAACTCGTCCTCTACTCCTGCATCATGAACGACAAGCACCGTGCGGCCGGGCGGACCGGCATCGGTGCGGTGATGGGTTCCAAGAATCTCAAGGCCCTCGCCGTCCGCGGCACAGGCGGGATCAAGATCGCTGACAAGGAAGGTTTCCTCGGTGCTGTCCGCACTGCACGGAAGAAGATCGCGGACAACCCGGTTACATCCCAGGGCCTGCCGACTTTCGGCTCCAACATCCTGGTCAATATCATCAACGAGAGCGGTGCGCTTCCGACAAAGAACTGGCGCGAGGCCTATGATCCCAATGCTGACAGGATTTCGGGCGAGACCCTCACCAAGAACCATCTCCTCCACAACAAGGGTTGTTCGGCCTGTGTCATCGGGTGCGGGCGTGTTGCCCGGGCCCGGGGCAAATACAACGAAATCGGTGAAGGCCCTGAATACGAATCAGCCTGGTGCTTCGGCTCTGACTGCGGTATCCACGACATGGACGCCGTTCTGAAGGCGAACTTCCTCTGCAACGAACTCGGGCTGGACACCATCACGATGGGCTCGACGATCGCGTGTGCGATGGAACTCGTCGACATCGGTGCCCTGGACCCGGCAAAGACCGGTTACGACCTCAAATTCGGCAATGCCGATGCGATGGTCGCCCTGACCCGCGCCACCGCCTACCGCGAGGGCTTCGGCGACGAACTCGCCGCGGGCTCGTACCGCCTTGCCACGAAGTACGGCCACCCCGAACTCTCGATGACCGTCAAGAAACAGGAGATGCCGGCCTATGACCCGCGTGCGATTCAGGGCATCGGTCTGGAGTACGCCACCTCGAACCGCGGCGGTTGCCATGTGCGGGGCTACACCATCTCGCCCGAGGTGCTCGGCCTGCCCATGAAGATTGACCCCTCTGTCATCGAAGGGAAGCCCGAGATCCTCAAGATCTTCCAGGACCTCACCGGTGCCCTCTCTGCCTCGGGGACCTGCCTCTTTGCCTCCTTTGCGATCGGCGCCGACGAGATCGCCGCTGAACTGAAGGCGGCGACAGGGATAGACTACACCACCGAGAAGGTCATGGAGATCGGCGAGCGTATCTACAACCTGGAGCGGATGTTCATCGTGAAGAACGGCTACTCCGGGAAGGACGACGTCCTCCCCCCGAGGCTTCTCAACGACCCGATCCCGGCCGGGCCGGCAAAGGGCGGGGTCAACCGTCTCCCTGAGATGCTGCCGCACTACTATGCGATCCGGGGTTGGGACGAGAACGGCATCCCGAACAAGAAAAAACTGGAAGAACTCGGCCTGGCAGACCTGGCCTGA